The Cellulomonas fulva genome includes a window with the following:
- a CDS encoding Fic family protein, whose product MADDVLAGWVEVAAESVERARTACAELRWHEAYRRRWREVRAESGLRAAQASALLEGARLPLDVARGIATGAAGASLGPGSVGGGGVADPEAVLTGAVRGSAFAERLMPELAGQGAPAVPPLPQLLARAHTVVAAGWVPTAALGRLRDDEPARDVAGLGPAPVGREVAARIDLLSRTVATTSAPALVVAALAHAEVLAVRPFVAGNGLVARLVGRVLLTCGGLDPTGSVLPESVWAAAPQVYVAGAAGYATGTTQGVAAWLTQYADAVASGAGAAREVADAVLAGRLG is encoded by the coding sequence GTGGCGGACGACGTGCTGGCGGGATGGGTCGAGGTCGCGGCGGAGAGCGTCGAGCGCGCCCGGACCGCGTGCGCGGAGCTGCGGTGGCACGAGGCGTACCGCCGGCGCTGGCGCGAGGTCCGCGCCGAGTCCGGCCTGCGTGCCGCCCAGGCGAGCGCGCTGCTCGAGGGGGCGCGGCTCCCGCTCGACGTGGCGCGGGGGATCGCGACCGGGGCGGCCGGGGCCTCGCTCGGCCCCGGTTCCGTCGGCGGCGGCGGGGTGGCCGATCCCGAGGCCGTGCTGACCGGGGCCGTGCGCGGGTCCGCGTTCGCCGAACGGCTGATGCCGGAGCTGGCCGGCCAGGGCGCGCCCGCCGTGCCGCCGCTGCCGCAGCTGCTGGCGCGGGCCCACACGGTGGTGGCGGCGGGCTGGGTGCCGACCGCCGCCCTGGGCCGGCTGCGCGACGACGAGCCCGCTCGCGACGTCGCCGGCCTGGGACCCGCTCCGGTGGGCCGTGAGGTGGCGGCGCGGATCGACCTGCTGTCGAGGACGGTCGCGACGACGAGCGCGCCCGCCCTCGTCGTCGCCGCGCTGGCGCATGCCGAGGTGCTCGCGGTGCGGCCGTTCGTGGCGGGCAACGGGTTGGTCGCCCGGCTCGTCGGACGCGTGCTGCTCACGTGCGGCGGGCTCGACCCGACCGGCTCCGTCCTGCCCGAGTCCGTGTGGGCCGCGGCGCCGCAGGTCTACGTCGCGGGTGCCGCGGGGTACGCGACCGGCACGACGCAGGGCGTGGCGGCATGGCTGACGCAGTACGCCGACGCTGTGGCGAGCGGGGCGGGGGCCGCGCGCGAGGTCGCCGACGCGGTGCTGGCGGGCCGGCTGGGCTGA
- a CDS encoding HAD family hydrolase, giving the protein MVHDAGHDAGQSAAADGDPERTPRSGPRVGRTAAFFDLDKTIIATSSATAFSRGFLAEGLLTRRNVLRTAVAQFLYLVGGADEVQTERLRANLSRTVAGWPVSQVSQVVAETLHQAIDPTVYAEAVALIEEHHAAGHDVVIVSASGSEIVEPIAAVLGADHVVATRMQVVEGRYTGEIDFYAYGENKAVAIRDLADRHGYDLAASFADSDSITDAPMLAAVGHGFAVNPDRTLRRAALEQGWGTLTFRRPVPLFDFDREARVTTGVLVGLAVAAGVAWWTVRRVRRARAA; this is encoded by the coding sequence ATGGTTCACGACGCCGGGCACGACGCGGGGCAGAGCGCGGCCGCGGACGGCGACCCCGAGCGAACCCCCAGGTCGGGCCCGCGGGTCGGGCGCACGGCCGCGTTCTTCGACCTGGACAAGACGATCATCGCCACCTCGTCGGCCACGGCCTTCTCCCGCGGCTTCCTCGCGGAGGGCCTGCTGACCAGGCGCAACGTCCTGCGCACGGCGGTCGCGCAGTTCCTGTACCTGGTGGGCGGCGCCGACGAGGTACAGACGGAGCGCCTGCGCGCCAACTTGTCGCGCACGGTCGCGGGCTGGCCGGTCTCGCAGGTGTCTCAGGTGGTCGCGGAGACCCTGCACCAGGCGATCGACCCGACGGTCTACGCCGAGGCGGTCGCGCTGATCGAGGAGCACCACGCCGCGGGCCACGACGTGGTGATCGTCTCGGCGTCCGGGAGCGAGATCGTGGAGCCGATCGCCGCCGTGCTCGGCGCGGACCACGTCGTCGCGACGCGCATGCAGGTGGTCGAGGGGCGCTACACGGGCGAGATCGACTTCTACGCGTACGGCGAGAACAAGGCCGTCGCGATCCGGGATCTCGCGGACCGGCACGGGTACGACCTCGCGGCGAGCTTCGCGGACTCGGACTCGATCACCGACGCGCCGATGCTCGCGGCGGTGGGCCACGGCTTCGCGGTGAACCCGGACCGGACGCTGCGGCGCGCGGCGCTCGAGCAGGGGTGGGGCACCCTGACGTTCCGGCGCCCGGTCCCGCTGTTCGACTTCGACCGCGAGGCCCGGGTCACCACCGGTGTCCTGGTGGGTCTCGCCGTCGCCGCGGGCGTCGCCTGGTGGACCGTCCGCCGGGTCCGACGAGCCCGCGCCGCCTGA
- the ssd gene encoding septum site-determining protein Ssd, with translation MTRERAFVVGVVGGRGGAGTSTFAAALAARFARATATALVDLDRAGAGIDVLLALEDADGVRWPDLSAARGEVDGAQVLALLPRWGPCAVLSADRQRPTPPEPAVVADVLHALTGVCGVLVLDLDRSGVVAGESVAAACDALVVVAPRDLRTVAGVLALRPQLVGHGALTGLVAGGPAPGGLGADELALAVDLRLLGRLPVDRRTAAATERGGLPLTGGVARTAARVARELLAAA, from the coding sequence GTGACGCGCGAGCGCGCGTTCGTCGTGGGCGTCGTCGGTGGGCGTGGCGGCGCCGGGACGTCGACGTTCGCGGCCGCGCTGGCCGCCCGGTTCGCGCGCGCGACGGCGACCGCTCTGGTGGACCTCGACCGGGCGGGTGCGGGCATCGACGTGCTGCTCGCGCTCGAGGACGCCGACGGCGTGCGCTGGCCCGACCTGTCGGCGGCGCGCGGCGAGGTCGATGGCGCGCAGGTGCTCGCGCTGCTGCCGCGGTGGGGTCCGTGCGCGGTGCTCAGCGCGGACCGGCAGCGGCCGACGCCGCCCGAGCCTGCCGTGGTCGCCGACGTGCTGCACGCACTCACCGGCGTCTGCGGCGTGCTGGTGCTGGACCTGGACCGCTCGGGCGTCGTCGCGGGGGAGTCGGTCGCGGCGGCGTGCGACGCGCTGGTGGTCGTGGCGCCGCGCGACCTGCGGACCGTCGCGGGGGTGCTGGCCCTGCGCCCGCAGCTCGTCGGGCACGGCGCCCTCACGGGCCTGGTCGCGGGCGGACCGGCGCCGGGCGGCCTCGGTGCCGACGAGCTCGCGCTCGCGGTGGACCTGCGGCTGCTCGGTCGCCTGCCCGTGGACCGGCGGACCGCGGCGGCGACGGAGCGCGGCGGACTGCCGTTGACGGGCGGCGTGGCCCGGACCGCGGCGCGCGTCGCCCGCGAGCTGCTGGCGGCGGCGTGA
- a CDS encoding TadA family conjugal transfer-associated ATPase codes for MRGSATSGLTTGGVPPAQALVDVVQEVARGRGAVLGSAALVATVERVRAAIFGAGPLQPLLEDPAVTDVLVNGPREVWVERAGRLERAPVDLGSDEDVRALAVRLAAAGGQRLDDAAPTADARLPDGTRLHAVLPPVAGGGTLLSLRVVRARALSVAELVASGTLATATVPVLRDLVERRANLLVSGATGSGKTTLLAALLSWVGHDERIVVIEEAGELSPAHPHVVRLMARRANVDGAGRVDLAELVRQALRMRPDRIVLGECRGPEVREVMTALNTGHDGGCATVHANAAADVPARIEALAALAGMGREAVAAQASAAFDAVLHLRRAGPGRARRYLAEIGVVRRTAEGWDVQTGLAVEPSGAVEHGPGWGRLVRGRG; via the coding sequence CTGCGCGGGTCCGCCACCAGCGGCCTCACGACCGGGGGCGTCCCGCCCGCGCAGGCGCTCGTCGACGTCGTGCAGGAGGTGGCGCGAGGTCGTGGTGCCGTGCTGGGCTCGGCGGCGTTGGTGGCGACCGTCGAGCGGGTGCGTGCCGCGATCTTCGGCGCCGGTCCGCTGCAACCGCTGCTGGAGGACCCCGCGGTCACCGACGTGCTGGTGAACGGGCCGCGCGAGGTGTGGGTCGAGCGCGCGGGACGGCTGGAGCGCGCGCCGGTGGACCTGGGCTCCGACGAGGACGTGCGCGCGCTGGCCGTGCGCCTCGCCGCGGCCGGCGGGCAGCGGCTGGACGACGCGGCACCCACCGCCGACGCCCGGCTGCCCGACGGCACGCGGCTGCACGCGGTGCTCCCGCCGGTGGCCGGCGGCGGGACGCTGCTGAGCCTGCGGGTGGTGCGCGCGCGGGCGCTGTCGGTCGCCGAGCTCGTCGCCTCGGGCACGCTCGCCACCGCGACCGTGCCCGTGCTGCGCGACCTGGTCGAGCGGCGTGCCAACCTCCTGGTGTCCGGCGCGACGGGCTCGGGCAAGACCACGCTCCTGGCGGCGCTGCTGTCCTGGGTGGGGCACGACGAGCGCATCGTGGTGATCGAGGAGGCGGGCGAGCTCTCGCCCGCCCATCCGCACGTGGTGCGGCTGATGGCGCGGCGCGCGAACGTCGACGGCGCGGGCCGGGTGGACCTGGCCGAGCTGGTCCGGCAGGCGCTGCGCATGCGACCGGACCGCATCGTGCTCGGTGAGTGTCGCGGGCCGGAGGTCCGGGAGGTGATGACCGCGCTCAACACCGGGCACGACGGGGGCTGCGCGACCGTCCACGCCAACGCGGCTGCCGACGTGCCGGCGCGCATCGAGGCGCTCGCGGCGCTCGCCGGGATGGGCCGGGAGGCGGTCGCGGCGCAGGCGTCCGCGGCGTTCGACGCGGTGCTGCACCTGCGCCGTGCCGGCCCGGGGCGCGCGCGGCGGTACCTGGCGGAGATCGGGGTGGTGCGGCGGACCGCCGAGGGCTGGGACGTGCAGACCGGGCTCGCCGTCGAGCCGTCCGGGGCGGTGGAGCACGGGCCGGGCTGGGGGCGGCTCGTGCGCGGGCGCGGATGA
- a CDS encoding type II secretion system F family protein, with protein MSVIVGLGSATVLLALVGPRGRALRRAAGDAHAGAGRPARGADLAAVLVAAGAELRAGRSPADAWTAALGTPTGAVPDVRDLLAACAPADRPRSRDRGLDSGPGRQRGGGLPSRPRAPRRARDPHLLARATAVVAATRTAEELGAPLATMLDRVAESIAQDVEARDEVDAALAGPRATARVLAGLPLLGLALAALLGADPFAVLLGGGLGTTAGVAGAVLLIVGRRWTARLIDGAQREVPRRRRPGPHR; from the coding sequence ATGAGCGTGATCGTCGGGCTCGGGTCCGCGACGGTGCTGCTCGCGCTCGTGGGACCGCGCGGACGGGCGCTGCGCCGGGCCGCGGGTGACGCGCACGCCGGCGCGGGCCGCCCGGCCCGGGGCGCGGACCTGGCCGCGGTGCTGGTCGCGGCGGGGGCGGAGCTCCGGGCCGGGCGGTCCCCCGCCGACGCGTGGACCGCGGCGCTCGGGACGCCGACCGGCGCGGTGCCCGACGTCCGGGACCTGCTGGCGGCATGCGCTCCGGCCGACCGGCCCCGCTCCCGAGACCGGGGCCTGGACTCGGGCCCAGGCCGGCAACGTGGGGGTGGGCTCCCGTCGAGGCCGCGCGCCCCACGCCGTGCGCGGGACCCGCACCTGCTCGCGCGGGCCACCGCGGTCGTCGCCGCCACCCGCACGGCGGAGGAGCTCGGCGCGCCGCTGGCGACGATGCTCGACCGGGTCGCCGAGTCGATCGCGCAGGACGTCGAGGCGCGCGACGAGGTGGACGCGGCGCTCGCCGGCCCGCGCGCGACGGCGCGCGTGCTCGCGGGGCTCCCGCTGCTCGGCCTGGCGCTCGCCGCGCTGCTCGGCGCCGACCCCTTCGCCGTCCTGCTCGGCGGCGGTCTGGGCACCACGGCCGGCGTGGCGGGCGCGGTCCTCCTGATCGTCGGACGGCGGTGGACGGCGCGGCTGATCGACGGCGCCCAGCGCGAGGTGCCGCGGCGGCGTCGGCCCGGGCCGCACCGATGA
- a CDS encoding type II secretion system F family protein, which produces MTLLTLVLGTALVVGPWTLRRPAVPAAARRPGDGRAGRHAPAVPLDAALLLDLVDAAIGAGASVPRSLEAVGAAVGGADGTALATAGTALVLGASWPAAWADAPVAAGQVRDALEAAWSSGAAPGPALRSRAVRLRRERRRRARAAGGSLGVHLVLPLGLCFLPAFVLLGLAPLVLGLAGDLVGTLP; this is translated from the coding sequence ATGACGCTGCTGACGCTCGTGCTCGGCACGGCGCTCGTCGTCGGACCGTGGACGCTGCGGCGCCCCGCCGTGCCGGCCGCCGCACGCCGCCCCGGGGACGGGCGCGCGGGCCGGCACGCGCCGGCCGTGCCGCTCGACGCCGCGCTCCTGCTCGACCTGGTGGACGCGGCGATCGGAGCGGGGGCGTCGGTCCCGCGCTCGCTCGAGGCCGTGGGCGCCGCGGTGGGCGGGGCGGACGGCACCGCGCTCGCGACGGCGGGCACGGCCCTGGTGCTCGGTGCGTCGTGGCCCGCGGCCTGGGCGGACGCGCCGGTGGCCGCCGGTCAGGTCCGGGACGCGCTCGAGGCCGCGTGGAGCTCGGGTGCGGCGCCCGGGCCGGCCCTGCGGTCGCGGGCGGTGCGGCTGCGTCGGGAGCGACGTCGCCGAGCGCGGGCGGCCGGCGGGTCGCTCGGGGTGCACCTGGTGCTCCCGCTCGGCCTGTGCTTCCTGCCGGCCTTCGTGCTGCTGGGACTCGCGCCGCTGGTCCTGGGCCTCGCGGGCGACCTCGTCGGGACACTGCCGTGA
- a CDS encoding DUF4244 domain-containing protein, which translates to MTTTLVAPEQERPIRGDDAGTAPAPARAGRVRRACGPAVGWVPRRVARRVAGAAHDAGMATAEYAIATLAAVGFAGLLVVILKGNEVKGLLLNIVKQALSL; encoded by the coding sequence ATGACGACGACACTGGTGGCACCGGAGCAGGAGCGGCCGATCCGCGGGGACGACGCCGGGACCGCTCCGGCGCCGGCACGCGCGGGACGGGTGCGCCGGGCGTGCGGGCCGGCCGTGGGGTGGGTGCCGCGGCGGGTGGCTCGCCGCGTCGCGGGTGCCGCGCACGACGCGGGGATGGCGACCGCGGAGTACGCGATCGCGACGCTGGCGGCGGTGGGCTTCGCCGGCCTGCTCGTCGTGATCCTCAAGGGCAACGAGGTCAAGGGTCTGCTGCTGAACATCGTCAAGCAGGCGCTCTCGCTGTGA
- a CDS encoding TadE family type IV pilus minor pilin, with translation MTGGGWADRLRGGADRGSVTAELAVGLPAVALLLVAVLGVGTAGVQHMRCAEAARTAARVAALGETDGEVVAAARRVAGDRADVQVSRTDGWATVTVVAELPMAGLGDVLTLEGRATAWVEP, from the coding sequence GTGACGGGCGGCGGGTGGGCCGACCGGCTGCGCGGCGGTGCCGACCGGGGCTCGGTCACCGCCGAGCTGGCGGTCGGCCTGCCCGCGGTCGCGCTGCTGCTGGTCGCGGTGCTGGGCGTCGGCACCGCAGGCGTTCAGCACATGCGGTGCGCCGAGGCCGCGCGCACGGCCGCACGGGTGGCCGCCTTGGGGGAGACGGACGGGGAGGTGGTCGCCGCGGCACGGCGGGTCGCCGGCGACCGCGCGGACGTGCAGGTCAGCCGCACCGACGGCTGGGCGACCGTGACCGTGGTCGCCGAGCTGCCGATGGCGGGTCTGGGCGACGTGCTCACGCTCGAGGGTCGCGCGACCGCCTGGGTCGAGCCGTGA
- a CDS encoding Rv3654c family TadE-like protein has product MRSLRHDERGAGTVLLLAVVLVGLLVAAGLGAVASAHAARGRAQAAADLAALAGASALRRQPAVAACALAGEAARRNGAELRSCHDEPVRVLVVEVAARGAGMVAVASARAGPRGSA; this is encoded by the coding sequence GTGAGGAGCCTGCGGCACGACGAGCGCGGGGCCGGAACGGTGCTCCTGCTCGCCGTCGTGCTCGTCGGGCTGCTCGTGGCGGCAGGGCTCGGCGCCGTGGCCTCGGCCCACGCGGCGCGCGGGCGGGCCCAGGCGGCGGCGGACCTGGCCGCGCTCGCGGGGGCGAGCGCACTGCGGCGCCAGCCGGCCGTGGCCGCGTGCGCGCTCGCGGGCGAGGCCGCGCGGCGCAACGGTGCCGAGCTTCGCTCGTGCCACGACGAGCCCGTGCGCGTCCTCGTCGTCGAGGTCGCCGCGCGCGGCGCGGGGATGGTTGCCGTCGCGTCGGCGAGGGCCGGACCTCGGGGGAGCGCGTGA
- a CDS encoding DEAD/DEAH box helicase: protein MGHVTSADELLDVLLAGGRRTERATHVRRLPAREGRRGDWPAWADGDLVRGYRALGVEAPWEHQVQAAQAAWSGRHTVLATSTGSGKSLAYWLPALTAIRDRTAAATLDPGRIESARRRAGVLYLCPTKALAADQLAALERLLTAARVRDVRVAQCDGDTSQDERRWVRDHADVVLTNPDFLHFSFLPQHERWSRLLSSLRYVVLDECHAFRGVFGAHVALVLRRLRRLAAAYGASPTFVLASATTADPAASAARLLGVEPDEVEAVTDDASPAGRKTVVLWQPPELPGYGPDSGAPWASLLPDEDPWRTPGEPEDRPRRTATAEVADLLADLVAHGGRTLAFTRSRRAAESVATTTREHVGSVDPSLRATVQAYRGGYLPEERRALERAIREGSVRALATTNALELGVDISGLDAVLIAGWPGTRVSFWQQAGRAGRAGADGLVALVAREDPLDTYLVHHPEAVLDAPVEATTFDPTNPYVLAPHLCAAAAERPVRTEELDLFGPRAAAVLDDLVAHGVLRRRTSGWYWTHAEPAARLTDLRGAGGNPVRVVENETGRVLGTVDAAAADASLHPGAVYVHQGATFVVDELHQADDVALVTRRDVDFGTWAKWLTTTDVVEVHDERRWGPVTWHLGMVDVTSQVLGFHRKHLPDLRVLGYEDLDLPPRTLRTSSVWWTAPASVLEEAAVTLEALPGALHAAEHASIGLLPLLATCDRWDLGGLSTALHPDTGEATVFVHDAHPGGAGFAERGFELGPIWLTATRDAIAACPCAAGCPACVQSPKCGNGNHPLDKAAALRLLDAVLRHAGAPSR, encoded by the coding sequence ATGGGACACGTGACATCGGCCGACGAGCTGCTCGACGTGCTGCTCGCCGGAGGACGCCGGACGGAGCGCGCGACGCACGTGCGCCGGCTCCCGGCGCGCGAGGGTCGGCGCGGGGACTGGCCCGCCTGGGCGGACGGCGACCTGGTGCGCGGCTACCGGGCGCTGGGCGTCGAGGCGCCGTGGGAGCACCAGGTGCAGGCTGCGCAGGCCGCGTGGTCCGGGCGCCACACGGTGCTCGCGACGTCGACCGGCTCGGGCAAGTCGCTCGCGTACTGGCTGCCCGCGCTCACCGCGATCCGGGACCGGACCGCCGCCGCGACCCTCGACCCGGGCCGCATCGAGTCCGCCCGCCGCCGCGCCGGCGTGCTCTACCTGTGCCCGACGAAGGCGCTGGCCGCCGACCAGCTCGCCGCGCTCGAGCGCCTGCTGACCGCCGCGCGGGTGCGGGACGTCCGCGTGGCGCAGTGCGACGGCGACACCTCGCAGGACGAGCGCCGCTGGGTCCGGGACCACGCCGACGTGGTGCTCACCAACCCCGACTTCCTGCACTTCTCCTTCCTGCCGCAGCACGAGCGCTGGTCGCGCCTGCTGTCCTCGTTGCGCTACGTGGTGCTCGACGAGTGCCACGCGTTCCGCGGCGTGTTCGGTGCGCACGTGGCGCTGGTGCTGCGGCGACTGCGCCGCCTGGCCGCCGCCTACGGCGCCTCGCCGACCTTCGTGCTGGCGTCCGCCACGACCGCGGACCCGGCCGCGAGCGCCGCCCGCCTCCTGGGCGTCGAGCCCGACGAGGTCGAGGCCGTCACCGACGACGCCTCGCCCGCCGGCCGCAAGACGGTCGTGCTCTGGCAGCCGCCCGAGCTGCCGGGGTACGGCCCGGACTCGGGCGCCCCGTGGGCGAGCCTGCTCCCCGACGAGGACCCGTGGCGCACGCCCGGCGAGCCCGAGGACCGCCCGCGCCGCACGGCGACCGCCGAGGTGGCGGACCTGCTCGCGGACCTGGTCGCGCACGGCGGCCGGACGCTCGCGTTCACGCGCTCGCGCCGTGCGGCGGAGTCGGTCGCGACCACGACCAGGGAGCACGTCGGCTCGGTGGACCCCTCGCTGCGCGCGACGGTCCAGGCCTACCGCGGCGGGTACCTGCCGGAGGAACGCCGGGCGCTGGAGCGCGCGATCCGCGAGGGCTCGGTCCGAGCGCTCGCGACGACGAACGCGCTCGAGCTGGGCGTCGACATCTCGGGTCTCGACGCGGTGCTGATCGCCGGCTGGCCGGGCACCCGCGTCTCCTTCTGGCAGCAGGCGGGCCGGGCCGGACGCGCCGGTGCGGACGGCCTGGTCGCGCTCGTCGCGCGCGAGGACCCGCTCGACACCTACCTGGTGCACCATCCCGAGGCGGTGCTCGACGCCCCGGTCGAGGCCACGACGTTCGACCCCACCAACCCGTACGTGCTCGCCCCGCACCTGTGCGCCGCGGCCGCGGAGCGCCCCGTGCGGACCGAGGAGCTCGACCTGTTCGGGCCGCGCGCGGCGGCCGTGCTGGACGACCTCGTCGCGCACGGCGTGCTGCGCCGGCGCACGTCCGGCTGGTACTGGACCCACGCCGAGCCGGCGGCACGGCTGACCGACCTGCGCGGCGCGGGCGGGAACCCGGTGCGCGTCGTGGAGAACGAGACGGGTCGCGTGCTCGGCACCGTGGACGCCGCGGCCGCCGACGCGAGCCTGCACCCCGGGGCCGTCTACGTGCACCAGGGTGCGACGTTCGTGGTCGACGAGCTGCACCAGGCGGACGACGTCGCGCTCGTCACGCGCCGCGACGTCGACTTCGGCACCTGGGCGAAGTGGCTGACCACCACCGACGTCGTCGAGGTGCACGACGAGCGCCGCTGGGGACCCGTGACGTGGCACCTGGGCATGGTCGACGTGACCTCGCAGGTGCTCGGCTTCCACCGCAAGCACCTCCCCGACCTGCGCGTCCTGGGGTACGAGGACCTGGACCTGCCGCCGCGGACGCTGCGCACGTCGTCGGTGTGGTGGACCGCTCCGGCCTCCGTCCTCGAGGAGGCCGCGGTGACGCTCGAGGCGCTGCCGGGCGCGCTGCACGCGGCCGAGCACGCGTCGATCGGCCTCCTGCCCCTGCTCGCGACCTGCGACCGCTGGGACCTCGGCGGACTGTCCACGGCGCTGCACCCGGACACCGGCGAGGCCACCGTCTTCGTCCACGACGCCCACCCCGGCGGGGCGGGGTTCGCCGAGCGCGGCTTCGAGCTCGGCCCCATCTGGCTGACGGCGACCCGCGACGCCATCGCCGCGTGCCCGTGCGCGGCCGGCTGCCCCGCGTGCGTCCAGTCGCCCAAGTGCGGCAACGGCAACCACCCGCTCGACAAGGCCGCCGCCCTGCGCCTGCTCGACGCGGTGCTGCGGCACGCCGGCGCACCCTCCCGCTGA
- a CDS encoding LamB/YcsF family protein, which produces MDVTLDLNCDLGEGVDAWEPGVVGLDQELLGVVTSANLACGGHAGDERTMVCVARAAAARGVALGAHVSYVDREHFGRRFLDVPPDELRAQVAAQLELVSGAAAAQGARITYVKPHGALYNAIVHHEEHAAAVLDAMDSASVGSLPVVGLPGSAVLAEARRRGFRGVAEAFADRGYRADGTLVPRGQDGDLLIDERAVAERVVRIATERRVRAVDGSDVALDVETVCVHSDTPGAVALARQVRAELASAGVTVVPFAGLP; this is translated from the coding sequence GTGGACGTGACGCTGGACCTGAACTGCGACCTCGGCGAGGGCGTCGACGCGTGGGAGCCGGGCGTCGTCGGCCTCGATCAGGAGCTCCTCGGCGTCGTCACCAGCGCGAACCTGGCCTGCGGCGGGCACGCGGGCGACGAGCGGACGATGGTGTGCGTCGCTCGGGCCGCCGCGGCACGCGGCGTCGCGCTCGGTGCGCACGTGTCCTACGTGGACCGCGAGCACTTCGGCCGCCGGTTCCTCGACGTCCCGCCCGACGAGCTGCGCGCCCAGGTCGCGGCCCAGCTCGAGCTCGTCTCCGGTGCGGCCGCTGCCCAGGGCGCCCGCATCACGTACGTCAAGCCGCACGGCGCCCTCTACAACGCGATCGTGCACCACGAGGAGCACGCGGCTGCGGTGCTCGACGCGATGGACTCGGCGTCGGTCGGATCGCTGCCGGTGGTCGGCCTGCCGGGCTCGGCCGTGCTGGCCGAGGCGCGCCGGCGCGGGTTCCGGGGCGTGGCCGAGGCGTTCGCGGACCGCGGCTACCGCGCTGACGGCACCCTGGTGCCGCGCGGGCAGGACGGCGACCTGCTGATCGACGAGCGTGCGGTGGCCGAGCGCGTCGTGCGCATCGCCACCGAGCGACGCGTGCGCGCGGTCGACGGGTCCGACGTCGCCCTCGACGTCGAGACGGTGTGCGTGCACTCCGACACCCCGGGAGCCGTCGCGCTCGCGCGCCAGGTGCGCGCGGAGCTCGCATCCGCGGGCGTCACGGTCGTGCCGTTCGCGGGTCTGCCGTGA
- a CDS encoding 5-oxoprolinase subunit B family protein gives MRASDEARDAGGHVARIVRFGAAAVLVEVPDLAAVRRADDALRAARAGGGWDDVEDQVPAAETILVRVRPGTDLRALGRRIRSVLTRADEQADEQADDQAVDRAADRAADRSDEWPAHRPGASRARRDASGDAPPRVERERLLVVEPRLVVLPVTYDGPDLHDVADATGLSVEDVVARHLAPTYTVAFGGFMPGFAYLVGLDPALVVPRRTSPRERVPAGSVAVADRFTAVYPAATPGGWRLLGTSRTTLFDVARAEPALLTPGTRVRFEAAR, from the coding sequence GTGAGAGCGTCCGACGAGGCGCGCGACGCGGGGGGCCACGTCGCGCGGATCGTGCGCTTCGGCGCGGCGGCCGTGCTCGTCGAGGTGCCCGACCTCGCCGCCGTGCGGCGCGCCGACGACGCCCTGCGGGCCGCCCGCGCCGGCGGCGGATGGGACGACGTCGAGGACCAGGTGCCCGCGGCGGAGACGATCCTCGTGCGCGTGCGGCCGGGCACCGACCTGCGCGCTCTCGGGCGCCGGATCCGGAGCGTCCTCACCCGCGCCGACGAGCAGGCCGACGAGCAGGCCGACGACCAGGCTGTCGACCGGGCCGCCGACCGGGCCGCCGACCGGTCCGACGAGTGGCCCGCCCACCGGCCGGGCGCGTCCCGGGCTCGTCGCGACGCGTCCGGCGACGCGCCGCCACGCGTCGAGCGCGAGCGTCTCCTGGTCGTCGAGCCGAGGCTCGTCGTGCTGCCCGTGACCTACGACGGGCCGGACCTCCACGACGTCGCCGACGCCACCGGGCTGTCCGTGGAGGACGTCGTCGCTCGGCACCTCGCGCCGACCTACACGGTGGCGTTCGGCGGGTTCATGCCGGGGTTCGCGTACCTCGTCGGGCTGGACCCGGCGCTCGTCGTGCCGCGGCGCACGAGTCCGCGCGAGCGTGTCCCCGCGGGGTCGGTGGCTGTCGCGGACCGGTTCACCGCGGTGTACCCCGCGGCGACGCCGGGCGGATGGCGGCTGCTCGGGACGAGCCGGACCACGCTGTTCGACGTCGCGCGCGCCGAGCCCGCGCTGCTCACGCCCGGTACGCGCGTCCGGTTCGAGGCGGCGCGATGA